Within the Opitutaceae bacterium TAV5 genome, the region CCCATCGTGTAGATAACAAATTGATACGCGGCGCGGGAGGCGGAACCGGGGCGGGTGTTACCGCTGGCATCGGTGTTGTTGCCGTAAAGTTTTATGAGGAAGAAGGCAGGGAACAGGCTGAGTTCCCAGAAGAGGAACCAGAGAAAAAAGTCCTGCGCGAGGAAGACGCCGAGCGCCGCGCCCTGGATGAGGAGGAAGAGGATGCCCGGGAGGCGGGGAGAACCTCCCATGCTCCGCGAGGCGAGAAGCGACATGGGAGCGATGAGGCCGGTGAGGAGGACGAGAACTAGCGAGAGTCCGTCGAGGCCGAGGGCGTAATGGACGTTGAGGGAGGCGATCCAGGCGTGCTGCTCGGCGAGTTGCAGGCCGGGGGTGTCGCCGGTGGCGTCGAACGCGGGGAGGACGGCGGCGAGGGTCAGCGCAAGAGTCGAGAGGCTGAAGGCGAGCGCAAGGGTGCGGGCCGTGCGTTGTCCAGCGGGTGTGCGGGAGAGTTGTGGCAGCGCAGCGAGAAGGAGCGCACCGGCCCAGGGCGTGAAAATGAGGAGGGAAAGGAGAGGGAGGGAGGTCATTGATGGAGAAGCTGAAACGCTAAAATGCGGAAAACTGGAATCAGACTTCGGTTACGAGGCAGGGATTGGAGATTCGGGAGGGTTTCATTTCAGCTTTTCAGTTTTCAGCATTTCAGCGTTTCACAAAATACCTCCCACGATCAGCGTGACCACGAGAAGACCGACGAAGCCGAGGGCGAGGCCGGTGAGGGAGATCCGCGGGTCGCCGGTCTGCGTTTTCGAATACGCGCGCGCGGTGGTCCGGAGCGCGTCGGTGGCGGCGTCGAAACCGCCGTTGAGGTTGGTTTCGTCGGTGTCGCGCGTGACGCCGCCAGTGAAGCGGGCGAGGCCGGCCAGCGCGCGGATGGCGCCGCCCCAGATCCAGCGGTCGGCGAAGTCGGAGAGCGCGGCGGCGAAGGTGGTGAGGCGTCCGACGGTGGCGGCGTAAAATTCGTCGATGTAGAGGCGGCGGCCGAGCGCGGTGAAGAGGGCGGGGGCGGCGCGTTCGAGCGGATCGCGGGCGGCGGCGGTGGCGCGGGGGCGGCGCGCGTAGAGAGCGAGTCCGGCGCCGATGCCGATGGCGACCAGAACGATGGATGTCCACATCAGAGCGCCGCCTTCACTGAAGATGCCGTGGCCGTGAACCTCCGTGTGGCCTTCGAGCATCGTCTGCAACCAGGGCCAGGCGGGCGTGCCGAGGAAGCCGAGAGCGATGGCGCAGATGGCGAGAAGAACGAGCGGGAGCGTCATCGCGGGCGGGTTTTCCCGGGCGTGTGCGGCGGCGTGGGTGCGGGGCTTGCCGAAAAACACTTCGGCGACGAGGCGCGTCATGTAGAAGGCGGTGAGGACGACGGCGGCGAGCGCGGCGAGGAAGGGGAGTTGCGAGACGGGCCAGGCGTGCGCGCCGTGCAGGATGGCTTCCTTGGACCAGAAGCCGGAGAAGAGGAAGGGGACGCCGGAGAGCGCCATCATGCCGATGGCAAAGGTGGCGAAGGTGAGCTTCATGCGCGGGGCGAGTCCGCCGAGGTTGCGGATGTCCTGCTCGTGGTGGGCGGCGTGGATGACGGAGCCGGCGCCGAGGAAGAGGAGGGCTTTGAAGAAGGCGTGCGTGAGGAGGTGGAAGATGGCGGCGGGCCACGCGCCGACGCCGATGGCGAGCATCATGTATCCGAGTTGTGATACGGTGGAGTAGGCGAGGATGCGTTTGATGTCGTTTTGCGCGGTGGCGAGGACCGCGCCGAAGAGGGCGGTGATGGCGCCGATGGCGGCGATGACGGCGAGGGCGTCGGGCGTGAGCAGGGGCTGCACGCGGGCCATGAGGAACACGCCGGCGGCGACCATGGTGGCGGCGTGGATGAGGGCGGAGACGGGCGTGGGGCCTTCCATCGCGTCGGGGAGCCAGACGTGGAGCGGGAACTGGCCGGATTTGCCGACGGCGCCGCAGAAGATAAGCAGGCCGATGGCGGTCGAGACGGCGAGCCCGCCGGGGAGAGCGGCGGCGGCGAGGGGAGGGAGGTCGGCGAGCCGGGCGAGCACGGCGGGTTCGAGGAAACCGGCGCCGTTGTCGTAAAAAAGAAGGGTGTCGGTCGCGGCGTGCAGCCAGAGGATGCCGAGGAGGAAACCGAGGTCGCCGATGCGGGTGACGATGAAGGCCTTTTTCGCGGCGGCGGCGGCGGACGGTCGGGTGAACCAGAAACCGATGAGGAGATACGAGGCGAGGCCGACGAGTTCCCAGCAGATGAAGAGGAGCAGGAGGCTGTTGGAGATGAGGAGGCCGAGCATCGCGGCGGCGAAGAGGCTGAGGTAACAGAAAAATTTCCCGTAGTGGGGATCGTCCTTCATGTAGCCGGTGCTGAAGAGAAAAATCAGGAAACCGACGAAGGTGACCATCACGAGCATGAAGGCGGTGAGCGGGTCGAGGAGGAGGCTGAGTTCGAGGGAGAAGGCGCCGGCGTCGATCCAGTAGAGGTTGCCGGTGTAGGGGAGGTTGGGGATGGCGAGCGCCTGCCGGAGGGCGAGGCAGGAAATGACAAATGCAGCGGCCATCGCGGCGAGCGCGGCAGCGGAGGCGAGGCGGCTGCGCGCCGGGGCGAACGCGCCGATAACGAAGGCGGCGAGCGGGAGCGCGGGGATGAGCCAGAGATGCTGGACGAGAGGGTTCATGAAATCGGGAGAGAGTGGGTCACTACGGAGATACGGAGGATTCGATTTTCCGGTTCAGCCTTTCAGTTGCGCGGCGTCCTGCAGGCGGATGCCGTGGCGGTGGCGGTAGATGGCGATGATGAGGGCGAGGCCGACGGCTGCTTCGGCGGCGGCGACGGCGATGCTGAAAATCGCGAACACCACGCCGGTCGCCGGTGAGGCGTCGGCGGCGTGGGGGCCGTAGCGCCAGAAGGCGATAAAGTTGATGTTGGCCGCGTTGAGCATGAGTTCGATGCCGAGGAGGACGAGGATCGCGCTGCTGCGCGCGAGCGCCGCGGTGAGGCCGATGGTGAAGAGCGCCGCCGCAAAGAGCAGGCAGAGATGCAGCGGGCTGGAGAGGAGGTCGGAAAGGCCGGTGATCATGTCAGCGGGAGAGGGTCGCGGCGCGGCCGGCGCGGGAGGCGGACGTGTCGCGGGGTTTGTCGGTCGAGGCGAGCAGGATGGAGCCGAGCAAGGCAACGGTGAGGAGGGCGCCGATGATGAGAATGGCGGCGGCGTGTTCGCCGGTGAGTGTGTGGCCGAGCGTTTGCAGGGTGGCGTCGGGGGGAGGGGAGGTTTCGGAAGAGGAGGGGAGACGGGTGGTGAGGATGGCGGCGAAAAGCATGGCGGCGACGGCTCCGCCGGTGGCGACAGCCCAATTCAGACGGCGGCGGGTGGCGGGTGCTTCGGCGGGGTCGTCGGGCGCGCGGCGGGTGAGGACGACCGCGAAGAGAACCACCATCGAGATGGCGCCGACGTAGACGAGGACTTGCGCGAAGGCCACGAACTCGGCTCCGGCCAGGAGGTAGAACGCGGCGATGCCGATCCACGCCGGGACGAGCAGGAGTGCGGCGCGGATGATGTTGCGCAACGAGAGAGCGACGGCGGCGGTGACAAGCGTGGCGAGGGCGATGAGGAGGAGAGGGAACATGGGAAATGGAATTACGAATGACGAATGACGAGTGACGAGGCAGAGGCGGGGAGCGTCGGCATTCGGGGCGGTCGGGGAAATTCGAGACTCGTCATTGGTAATTCGTAACTGGATTCACGCATAGCGATAGATGCGGGGGCCGAGGCCGGCGCTGAGACGGCGGGCGATGAGGACATACGGGATGAGCACGATGGCGAGGGCGACGAGCCAGCGGGCGGCGAGGAGGGGGCCGGTCCAGCCGGGCGTGAGCAGCCAGAAGGCGGCGGCGGCGAGGTTGATCAGCGCGAGCGGAATCAGGAACTTCCACGCGAATTTCATGAGCTGGTCGATACGCAGGCGCAGGAGCGTGGCCCGCACCCAGATGAAGAGGAACAGGACGGCGACGAGTTTTGCGCCGAACCAGACATAGCTGGGGATGAATTGCAGGAACTCGCAGGGGGCTTGCCAGCCGCCGAGGAAGAGCGTGACACCGAGGCCGGCGAGGGCGGTCATGCCGAAATATTCGCCCATGAAAAAGAGTGCGTACTTGAAACCCGAATACTCGGTGAGATGCCCGGCGATGATCTCGCTCTCGCCTTCCGGAAGATCGAAGGGGCAACGGTTGGTTTCGGCGAGGGCGGCGACGAGAAAAATGCCGCCGCCGGCGATGCCCCAGGGCGTGAGGATGTTCCAGTGCGGAAGGATGCCGCCGAGGCTCCAGCCGCCTTGCGCATCGACGATCGAGGGAAGCGAGAGGGTGCCGGCGGCCATGACGACGGGGACGACGACGAGGAGAAGCGGGAGTTCGAAGCTGATGAGTTGCGCGAGAGCGCGCATGCCAGAGATGAGCGAGTATTTGTTGTGGCTGGACCAGCCGGCCATGAAGATGGCGAGTTCGGTGGCGGCACCGGCGGCGAAAAAGTAGAGGAGGCCGGTGTCGAGATCGAGCGCGGTGAGGTACTGCCCGCAAGGGATGACGGCGAGGCCGAGGAGCGCGAAAAAGACGGCGCAGCAGGGGGCGAGGAAGTGGAGCAGCTTGTCGGCGGTGGCGGGGATGAGGTCTTCCTTGGTCAGGGCCTTGATCGCGTCGGCAAAGGGCTGCATGAGGCCGAAGGGGCCGGTGCGGTTGGGGCCGAGGCGGTTCTGGAAACGGCCGAGGAGTTTGCGTTCCGCGACGGTCGTGAAGGCGAAAAGGAGGCCGAAGACGGTGAGGATGGAAATGATCGCGATGAGCGCGATGGCGAACCAGCGGAGGAGGGGGACGTCGGCCGGGAGGAGGGCATCGAGGAACCAGTCGCGCAAGAGAATGGGAAGGTGTTCGGGCATGGGCGGCGGGGGGGGTCAGGGTTGAGGGGCGGTTGCCGGTTTTTCCGGGGCGGGCGAGACATCCGCGCCCGTTTGTTGGGCGGCGGCCGCGGCGGCTTTCGCTTTCGCTTCGGCGGCGGCCTTGGCCGCGGCGGCGCGTTCCTCGGCCTTGCGTCTGGCTTCGGCGAGGGCGGCGTCGACGGTCGCGGCTTCGACGGGACGGATCCGGTTGTAGTAAGCGTTGGACTTGGCGAGCTGGTCGCGGTGGACGAGAAGGCCCTCATAGCGGTTGCTCGCGGTGATCTCGTAATGGTGGTCCATTTTTATGGAATCGAAGGGACACGCCTCGGCACAGATGCCGCAGCCCATGCAGACGGAAAAATCGATGTCGAAGATCGCGGGTTTTTTGAGGACTTTTCCTTTCTCGTCGCGCTGGGGGACAATGTAGATGCACTGGGGGGGGCATTCCTTTTCGCAAATCTTGCAGGCGACGCAGCGGAGTCCGTCCACGGGGCTTTTTCCCTCAATCTCGTCGAAAACGAGAAACGGAAAGCTGCGGAAATTTTCCGGAATCGCGATGCGCTGTTCAGGGTATTCGACCGTGGTGAGACGACGCGGGTCGTGATAGCTGCCAACGAGGTTTTTGGCGGTGACGACGAGTCCTTTGAGTATGCCGGTGCCGAGCATGGGGGGAATTAATAATTAAGAATCAAGAGTTAAGAATGGGGCGGCTTCGCCGTCACCTCGGAGTGCGAAAATTGAGAGGAGTTCGTGTGCATGGTTCGTTTTTTAATTCTTAATTATTAATTATTAATTTTATTTCACCGGTCTACTTCGCCGAGGACGATGTCCACGCTGCCGAGGGTGATGACGGCGTCGGCGAGCGTGCCGCCGATGCACATGTCCTCGAGGACGGTGAGGTTGATGAGAGAGGGCGGACGGATGCGGTAACGGTACGGTTGCGGCGAACCGTCGCTGACGAGGTGAAACCCGAGTTCGCCTTTCGGGCCTTCGATGCGGGCGTAGGCTTCGCCGGCCTTGGGGCGGAGTCCGCGGGATTTGGCCTTCGGATCGGTGACGGGGCCGGCGGGGATGTCGCGCAGGGCCTGTTGCAGGATTTTTACGGATTCGCGCATTTCGAGCATGCGCATCATGTAGCGGTCGTAGGTGTCGCCGTGGGCGCCGAGGGGGACGCGGAAATCGAAGCGGTCGTAAATGGAGTAGGTATCCACTTTGCGGATATCGTACGGAACGCCGCTGGCGCGGAGCATGGGACCGGTGATGCCGGCGTTGATGGCGAGGTCGGCGGGGAGGATTCCCGTGCCTTGCGTGCGGGCGAGGAGGATTTCGTTGGTGGTGAGGAGGGCGTCCTGTTCGTCGAGGTAGCGGGCGAAATCGTCCTCCAGGTAAGTCTTGAGTTTCGCCAGCCACTCGGGGGAAAGGTCCACGCGGACGCCGCCGAAGCGCATGTAGTTGCACATCATCCGGGAGCCGGTGAGCTCCTCGATGAGGTCGAGCATGCGCTCGCGTTCGCGCAGCGAGTAGAGAAGCGGGGTGAAGGAGGTGCCGAGGTCGTTGAGGAGGAAACCGACGAGGCAGGCGTGGTTGATGAGGCGGGCGAGTTCACCGACGATGACGCGGACGTATTCGCCACGCTCGGGGACGGTGAGGCCGGCGAGTTTTTCGACGGCGTGCACGTAGGCCCAGTTGTTGGTGAGCGAGGAGAGGTAGTCGAGACGGTCGGTGTAGGGGATGCTGGCGAGATACGTGGTGTTCTCGGCGAGTTTTTCGTGGTTGCGGTGGAGATAGCCGAAAACGGGTTTGAGTTTGACGACAATCTCGCCGTCGAGCGTGGCCACCATCCGGAAAACGCCGTGCGTCGAGGGGTGGTGCGGGCCCATCGAGATTTCGAGGAGATCGCCGTGGTAATGGTCGCGCGTCGCGCGGACGCGCGATGGCCCGGGACTCAGGGTTTCGGGTTCAGGGCGGGAAGAGGTGTGCGTGGCGGTGCTGGTCATGCGGTGGCCTCCGTGGCGGTCGCGGGATAGTGAGCCTTGGCGCGGGTGAGGACGTCGTCGTGCGGGGTGGGTTCCCATTCGTAGTCGTCGGGGGAAACGTAGTCCTTGCGCATGGGGTGGTCCTTGAATTCGTCCCACATGAGGAGGCGGCGGAGATCGGGATGGCCTTCGAAAACGATGCCGTAGAGATCAAAAATCTCGCGTTCCTGGAACTCGCAGGAACGCCAGACAGGGGTGAGCGAGGGCAGGGTGACGGCGTCGGTGCGGTTGGCGGTGCGCAGGCGGAGGATGACGGGGGCGCTGGTTTTCTGCGCTATCGAATAGAGATGGTAAACGGCTTCGAGGTAGCCGGAGGAGGAACCGGCGGTCTTGCCGGGCCAGTCGAGGCCGGTGACGTTGGCGCAGTAGTCGAGGCGC harbors:
- a CDS encoding NADH-ubiquinone oxidoreductase subunit 4L produces the protein MITGLSDLLSSPLHLCLLFAAALFTIGLTAALARSSAILVLLGIELMLNAANINFIAFWRYGPHAADASPATGVVFAIFSIAVAAAEAAVGLALIIAIYRHRHGIRLQDAAQLKG
- a CDS encoding NADH dehydrogenase, coding for MPEHLPILLRDWFLDALLPADVPLLRWFAIALIAIISILTVFGLLFAFTTVAERKLLGRFQNRLGPNRTGPFGLMQPFADAIKALTKEDLIPATADKLLHFLAPCCAVFFALLGLAVIPCGQYLTALDLDTGLLYFFAAGAATELAIFMAGWSSHNKYSLISGMRALAQLISFELPLLLVVVPVVMAAGTLSLPSIVDAQGGWSLGGILPHWNILTPWGIAGGGIFLVAALAETNRCPFDLPEGESEIIAGHLTEYSGFKYALFFMGEYFGMTALAGLGVTLFLGGWQAPCEFLQFIPSYVWFGAKLVAVLFLFIWVRATLLRLRIDQLMKFAWKFLIPLALINLAAAAFWLLTPGWTGPLLAARWLVALAIVLIPYVLIARRLSAGLGPRIYRYA
- a CDS encoding NADH dehydrogenase, which produces METLDPLHARLADRFGADVIEPVANPGPSAQHSLLVTAAGHSRARDIAAFLRDDPATRLDYCANVTGLDWPGKTAGSSSGYLEAVYHLYSIAQKTSAPVILRLRTANRTDAVTLPSLTPVWRSCEFQEREIFDLYGIVFEGHPDLRRLLMWDEFKDHPMRKDYVSPDDYEWEPTPHDDVLTRAKAHYPATATEATA
- a CDS encoding NADH dehydrogenase subunit D (Catalyzes the transfer of electrons from NADH to quinone), which codes for MSMGPHHPSTHGVFRMVATLDGEIVVKLKPVFGYLHRNHEKLAENTTYLASIPYTDRLDYLSSLTNNWAYVHAVEKLAGLTVPERGEYVRVIVGELARLINHACLVGFLLNDLGTSFTPLLYSLRERERMLDLIEELTGSRMMCNYMRFGGVRVDLSPEWLAKLKTYLEDDFARYLDEQDALLTTNEILLARTQGTGILPADLAINAGITGPMLRASGVPYDIRKVDTYSIYDRFDFRVPLGAHGDTYDRYMMRMLEMRESVKILQQALRDIPAGPVTDPKAKSRGLRPKAGEAYARIEGPKGELGFHLVSDGSPQPYRYRIRPPSLINLTVLEDMCIGGTLADAVITLGSVDIVLGEVDR
- a CDS encoding NADH-ubiquinone oxidoreductase, encoding MFPLLLIALATLVTAAVALSLRNIIRAALLLVPAWIGIAAFYLLAGAEFVAFAQVLVYVGAISMVVLFAVVLTRRAPDDPAEAPATRRRLNWAVATGGAVAAMLFAAILTTRLPSSSETSPPPDATLQTLGHTLTGEHAAAILIIGALLTVALLGSILLASTDKPRDTSASRAGRAATLSR
- a CDS encoding 4Fe-4S ferredoxin; the encoded protein is MLGTGILKGLVVTAKNLVGSYHDPRRLTTVEYPEQRIAIPENFRSFPFLVFDEIEGKSPVDGLRCVACKICEKECPPQCIYIVPQRDEKGKVLKKPAIFDIDFSVCMGCGICAEACPFDSIKMDHHYEITASNRYEGLLVHRDQLAKSNAYYNRIRPVEAATVDAALAEARRKAEERAAAAKAAAEAKAKAAAAAAQQTGADVSPAPEKPATAPQP
- a CDS encoding NADH dehydrogenase, with protein sequence MNPLVQHLWLIPALPLAAFVIGAFAPARSRLASAAALAAMAAAFVISCLALRQALAIPNLPYTGNLYWIDAGAFSLELSLLLDPLTAFMLVMVTFVGFLIFLFSTGYMKDDPHYGKFFCYLSLFAAAMLGLLISNSLLLLFICWELVGLASYLLIGFWFTRPSAAAAAKKAFIVTRIGDLGFLLGILWLHAATDTLLFYDNGAGFLEPAVLARLADLPPLAAAALPGGLAVSTAIGLLIFCGAVGKSGQFPLHVWLPDAMEGPTPVSALIHAATMVAAGVFLMARVQPLLTPDALAVIAAIGAITALFGAVLATAQNDIKRILAYSTVSQLGYMMLAIGVGAWPAAIFHLLTHAFFKALLFLGAGSVIHAAHHEQDIRNLGGLAPRMKLTFATFAIGMMALSGVPFLFSGFWSKEAILHGAHAWPVSQLPFLAALAAVVLTAFYMTRLVAEVFFGKPRTHAAAHARENPPAMTLPLVLLAICAIALGFLGTPAWPWLQTMLEGHTEVHGHGIFSEGGALMWTSIVLVAIGIGAGLALYARRPRATAAARDPLERAAPALFTALGRRLYIDEFYAATVGRLTTFAAALSDFADRWIWGGAIRALAGLARFTGGVTRDTDETNLNGGFDAATDALRTTARAYSKTQTGDPRISLTGLALGFVGLLVVTLIVGGIL